Proteins from a single region of Siphonobacter curvatus:
- a CDS encoding LamG-like jellyroll fold domain-containing protein yields the protein MEKHLRRVTISFLKIYLFPLILLIVSCGKEKFPQRIFPKCEPITAQIVVANNQLKVDFSLNVNAADFDKVEWSFGDGGTASTFNPSYTYKEAKTFQVSVKLTNKCGDQATVTKSVTVVQDIVPSVATGGSSRVNNTTANVTFKLLNAGLPAANQYGICYSYTNSSPRIGTADTKSLSSVSAGDSTVIALSNLTPGVSYYYCSYIIDSKGEPHYGEVKKFQTTNADIWTGLVAYYDFNNVTGNQVLDLSGNNNAAIIRGTGATKDDDRQTNNEKVLVLDGGYLDIADNEKLRPNKISVSMWFKAASRLEAGTTMQLYYKSGYTEPVSEQYSAQLMAGTYPDITINADIKPYDGKEPCFDMGWKGVTNKQHQEITSWHHFVAVFDGPIAKTYLDGKLWGMNAIPGNGIRNCPGGNLRFGSGWRTYAYVFKGSMDDIRVYDNPLTEAQILELFKH from the coding sequence ATGGAAAAACATCTACGTAGGGTCACTATTTCCTTTCTGAAAATCTATTTATTCCCGCTCATTTTGCTGATAGTTAGCTGTGGTAAAGAGAAATTTCCACAACGGATTTTCCCAAAATGCGAGCCCATTACTGCCCAAATTGTAGTCGCTAATAATCAGTTAAAGGTTGACTTTTCCCTAAACGTCAACGCCGCCGATTTTGATAAAGTTGAATGGAGTTTCGGTGATGGGGGCACGGCAAGCACCTTCAATCCTAGCTACACCTATAAAGAAGCAAAGACGTTTCAGGTATCGGTGAAGTTAACCAACAAATGTGGCGATCAAGCTACGGTGACTAAATCAGTTACGGTCGTTCAGGACATAGTACCCAGTGTAGCTACCGGAGGCTCCTCACGCGTGAACAACACTACGGCCAACGTGACCTTCAAACTCCTTAATGCGGGCTTACCGGCTGCTAATCAGTACGGAATCTGTTATTCTTACACGAACAGCTCGCCACGAATAGGTACTGCCGATACGAAGTCTTTGTCATCGGTATCAGCGGGAGATTCAACCGTGATAGCCCTATCGAATCTTACTCCTGGAGTCTCTTACTACTACTGTTCCTATATCATAGATAGCAAAGGGGAACCTCATTATGGAGAAGTCAAGAAGTTCCAAACTACCAATGCCGACATTTGGACAGGACTGGTAGCCTATTATGATTTCAATAATGTTACAGGAAATCAAGTATTAGATTTAAGTGGAAATAATAACGCTGCTATTATTAGAGGGACTGGGGCAACCAAAGATGACGATCGCCAAACCAATAATGAAAAAGTGTTAGTGCTCGACGGTGGTTATCTTGATATCGCAGATAATGAAAAATTACGTCCTAATAAAATATCGGTCAGTATGTGGTTCAAGGCAGCTTCAAGATTAGAAGCTGGTACAACAATGCAATTATATTATAAGTCTGGATATACAGAACCAGTAAGTGAACAATACAGTGCTCAATTGATGGCTGGAACTTACCCAGATATAACAATTAATGCTGATATAAAACCCTATGATGGTAAAGAACCCTGTTTTGATATGGGTTGGAAAGGCGTAACTAATAAGCAGCATCAAGAGATCACGTCATGGCACCACTTTGTAGCTGTATTTGATGGACCTATAGCAAAGACTTATTTGGACGGAAAACTATGGGGAATGAATGCAATACCTGGAAATGGTATTCGTAATTGTCCTGGAGGCAATTTAAGATTTGGGTCAGGATGGAGAACCTATGCTTATGTATTTAAAGGGTCTATGGATGACATACGAGTTTATGATAATCCCCTCACTGAAGCTCAAATCCTTGAACTCTTCAAACATTAA
- a CDS encoding SOS response-associated peptidase encodes MYIGLGIRKKLKDLQQRFQSPGITGAAKAFKPNPQVSGTDLPYWPVVTAANPTELQLFRWGLLSPDTRPEQVQSTPLRRLHLPTEEVLKRTFSNQPLEQGQRCLVLADCFYIHRHEGKNRVLYQISLRYNQLFALAGIFQIWEQDTQTIPTFTLLTTPANSLLAFLNNKYQRMPVIIDPEAEPLWNSTLPFSDPAIQSLLHPFDPAQLKAERLTHTEQLSLFD; translated from the coding sequence ATGTACATAGGTTTAGGTATCAGAAAAAAGTTAAAAGATCTTCAACAACGCTTTCAGTCTCCTGGTATTACCGGGGCGGCGAAGGCTTTTAAGCCCAACCCTCAGGTATCGGGTACTGACCTCCCCTATTGGCCCGTCGTTACGGCTGCGAATCCTACCGAATTACAACTGTTCCGCTGGGGCTTATTAAGTCCGGATACCCGGCCGGAGCAAGTTCAATCTACACCCCTGCGACGCTTGCACTTGCCCACGGAGGAAGTACTCAAGCGTACGTTTAGTAATCAACCGCTGGAGCAGGGTCAACGGTGTCTGGTCTTGGCAGACTGCTTTTACATTCATCGGCATGAAGGCAAAAACCGCGTCTTGTACCAGATTTCCCTCCGCTACAATCAGCTATTTGCTCTGGCGGGTATCTTCCAAATCTGGGAGCAGGATACGCAGACCATTCCAACGTTTACCTTACTGACCACACCGGCGAATTCGCTGCTAGCCTTCCTTAATAATAAGTACCAGCGAATGCCGGTCATCATTGATCCCGAAGCAGAACCGCTCTGGAATTCTACCCTTCCCTTTTCCGATCCGGCTATTCAATCGCTATTACACCCTTTCGACCCGGCACAACTGAAAGCCGAACGACTTACGCACACGGAACAATTGTCTTTGTTTGACTAA
- a CDS encoding ParA family protein, translating into MLTHEETLLFFRRKPALSVSAIEKQAGLPSGTLAKAISGDRTLNDKHLAALYPVLLEYGYAEMAERKARIISVVNHKGGVGKTTTTLNLGKALSLAGFRVLLVDMDSQGNLTQSLGQDELDKQVVHALLKNEPLPIIPIAKNLDLAPSDLELAYADLELVQVVGGVNQLKNALAPVRGNYDFIFIDCPPALNIFTNSSLVASHSCLITLQPEASSMKGVNHLFDRIAQVRDRINYELKVEGILLTMVDKRLNVHRDMIQNIHEALSNFRIFKTEIRTNVALKESQVAQQDIFTYHKDSNGAIDYKNLATEFMQSRA; encoded by the coding sequence ATGCTCACTCACGAAGAAACGCTCTTATTTTTTCGCCGAAAACCCGCTCTTTCGGTCTCAGCCATTGAAAAGCAGGCGGGCTTACCTTCTGGAACTTTAGCTAAAGCCATTTCCGGGGATCGTACGCTGAATGACAAACACTTAGCCGCCTTGTATCCGGTATTACTCGAATACGGTTATGCTGAAATGGCCGAACGTAAAGCCCGTATCATCTCTGTAGTGAATCACAAGGGTGGTGTAGGCAAAACTACGACTACGCTCAATCTGGGTAAGGCTCTCTCACTGGCTGGGTTTCGTGTCTTACTGGTCGATATGGATTCGCAGGGCAACCTGACGCAATCGCTGGGACAGGATGAGCTGGACAAACAGGTTGTGCATGCCTTACTCAAAAATGAGCCCTTACCGATTATACCCATTGCGAAAAATCTGGACTTAGCCCCGAGTGATCTAGAGTTGGCCTATGCTGATCTGGAGCTAGTTCAAGTGGTAGGTGGTGTCAACCAGCTTAAAAATGCATTGGCTCCGGTTCGGGGAAACTATGATTTCATTTTTATTGACTGCCCCCCCGCTCTGAATATTTTCACGAACTCTTCCCTAGTAGCCTCCCATAGCTGCCTGATTACCCTTCAGCCGGAAGCGTCTTCGATGAAAGGGGTAAACCATCTTTTTGATCGTATTGCTCAGGTACGGGACCGGATTAACTACGAATTGAAAGTAGAAGGGATTTTATTAACGATGGTAGATAAACGTCTGAACGTTCACCGGGATATGATTCAGAACATCCACGAAGCGTTGAGTAACTTCCGAATCTTCAAAACGGAAATCCGGACGAACGTAGCCTTGAAAGAATCCCAGGTAGCCCAACAGGATATTTTTACCTATCATAAAGATTCTAACGGTGCCATTGATTACAAAAATCTGGCTACTGAATTTATGCAATCCCGAGCTTAA
- a CDS encoding ParB N-terminal domain-containing protein, with translation MKKYQIGLNDKKIIKDQSLLRHEEIKNRILVLPELEAFIPPLLPEEYNQLEANIKKEGCREALLIWETTEAVAKGTDSDAPAYVLIDGHNRYAICNTHQIDFKIHLVQFPTKEAVYFFMIENQLGRRNLTPEQASYLRGLRYRTERQAKGKYDRSGHKGQNDLYAAEELENHKGQFDPYASEEGQVDHKGQNVPYEKGTTSGRLAERFNVSEKTIKRDAEFSQGIDKLTPELKKDVLSGKVKISKGDIQQLASLPVESLPTLDAVSQALARPAPEEKAEIKEDPEVLMNQLRKKLSQLTRLSEPNDELLNSIIRIARQLKSKK, from the coding sequence ATGAAAAAATATCAGATTGGTCTGAACGACAAAAAAATCATTAAAGATCAGAGTCTGCTACGGCACGAAGAGATCAAGAATCGTATCCTGGTTTTACCGGAACTGGAAGCCTTCATACCGCCCTTGTTACCGGAAGAATATAACCAGCTGGAAGCCAACATTAAGAAAGAAGGTTGCCGGGAAGCTCTGCTGATTTGGGAAACGACGGAAGCTGTAGCCAAAGGAACGGACAGCGACGCTCCAGCCTACGTATTGATTGATGGACACAATCGTTACGCCATTTGCAATACGCATCAGATCGATTTCAAGATTCATTTAGTTCAATTTCCGACGAAGGAAGCCGTTTACTTCTTCATGATTGAAAATCAGTTGGGTAGACGGAATCTTACGCCGGAACAGGCTTCGTATTTGCGGGGGTTGCGGTATCGTACCGAACGTCAGGCGAAGGGTAAATATGACCGATCCGGGCATAAGGGTCAAAATGACCTTTATGCTGCGGAAGAACTCGAAAACCATAAAGGACAATTTGACCCTTATGCCAGTGAAGAGGGTCAGGTCGATCATAAAGGTCAAAATGTCCCTTATGAAAAAGGGACTACTTCCGGGCGTTTGGCGGAGCGTTTCAATGTCAGTGAAAAGACAATCAAACGGGACGCAGAATTCTCTCAAGGAATCGATAAGCTAACTCCAGAATTAAAGAAGGATGTACTGAGTGGTAAGGTAAAAATCAGCAAGGGTGATATTCAGCAATTGGCTTCTCTACCCGTTGAATCATTACCCACGCTGGATGCCGTAAGTCAGGCTCTGGCCAGACCAGCTCCCGAAGAGAAAGCCGAAATAAAAGAAGATCCTGAGGTATTGATGAATCAATTACGGAAGAAGTTAAGTCAGCTAACCCGACTGAGTGAACCCAACGATGAACTCCTCAATTCGATTATACGGATCGCGAGGCAGTTAAAAAGTAAAAAGTGA
- a CDS encoding replication initiation protein, producing the protein MKKQIELYQDNFITEARYEMTETERNIMYMVISQVRPDDPLNKIYQVSIKEIASVMGSEEIYYDAYKKATAKIVTRLVEGYLPNGDFLQTTFAASATYKKGTGIIEIELSRKIRPFYVELKEKFTKIQLQAAMMLQSIHAKRIYELLCMYKNMKNKTFSRSVVELKSMLAIIDAKTGKDKYPKWTHFNREVLEIAMREINGNTDLTFTYTPVYGEKAGRGRKPVERVVFEVAYASKSSAIDVTPIMDRLINRFKLRQDQAEEILESFTIERINKTLYDIEVRAANNEIKNIGSYTAKTFGVN; encoded by the coding sequence ATGAAAAAACAGATTGAACTCTATCAGGATAACTTTATTACGGAAGCTCGCTATGAAATGACGGAAACCGAGCGGAACATCATGTACATGGTGATTTCGCAGGTACGTCCGGACGATCCCCTCAATAAAATCTATCAGGTATCGATTAAAGAGATTGCTTCCGTGATGGGAAGTGAAGAAATCTATTACGATGCTTACAAAAAAGCCACGGCTAAGATTGTGACGCGTCTGGTGGAGGGGTACTTGCCCAACGGAGACTTTCTCCAGACCACCTTCGCCGCTTCAGCAACGTACAAAAAAGGAACGGGAATCATTGAAATCGAGCTTTCGCGAAAAATTCGTCCCTTTTACGTCGAACTCAAAGAGAAGTTCACCAAAATTCAGTTACAGGCGGCCATGATGCTGCAGTCCATACACGCCAAACGCATTTACGAATTGCTGTGTATGTACAAAAACATGAAGAATAAAACCTTCAGTCGCAGTGTAGTGGAACTGAAGTCCATGCTGGCCATTATCGATGCGAAGACAGGAAAAGATAAATACCCTAAATGGACGCATTTTAACCGGGAAGTACTGGAAATCGCCATGCGGGAAATTAATGGCAATACGGATTTAACGTTCACCTACACGCCTGTGTACGGCGAAAAAGCCGGTCGGGGGCGTAAACCCGTGGAGCGGGTTGTCTTCGAAGTAGCCTACGCCAGCAAATCGAGTGCCATTGACGTAACGCCCATTATGGACCGCCTCATCAATCGCTTCAAACTACGGCAGGATCAGGCAGAAGAGATTCTGGAATCGTTTACCATTGAACGCATCAACAAAACCCTGTACGACATCGAGGTACGGGCCGCTAACAACGAAATTAAAAATATTGGTAGCTACACGGCTAAAACGTTCGGTGTGAACTAG
- a CDS encoding rubredoxin, translating into MRDYYTLKINAPGGILSPGTFRHVLALAQEAGVRDVRFGSRQQVLMTVHYEQLPALEKSLKTTSITYEINTDQQPNIISSYCGEDVFRSGDWLRESEYHTILDQLAFQPRLKINLSDAGQSFTPFFTGHLNFIASPEPHFWYVYLRKPKTNAIFRWPELLYTNEIGRFAQQMEERLTAEADAWFLYETMDTSFITRPATQEVELPEFSLPYYEGFNRYGSRSWLGLYSREDWFSIAFLREVCELCLRTRIGEICTTPWKSLIIKGIEEKDRLNWSYLLGKYAINVRHAAHELAWQTEDHTTEGTTLKNYIRRHFEKLDIRTFGLCFGIQTRPKSEVFGSVLIRKRPWLQWGLFSLGTVYDLYVTEQYNPNSRQLIRVEKGLFKMHVPHQVERICRQYTSKRHQPSPIALTLAEDRPAVPDPTVYECPHCLTHYDERYGDARQDIVAGTLFQALPAHYVCPTCEAPKTELQAITKIVSA; encoded by the coding sequence ATGCGGGATTATTATACTCTGAAAATCAACGCTCCGGGCGGTATTCTTTCCCCGGGAACATTCCGACACGTACTGGCACTGGCTCAGGAAGCGGGGGTTCGAGACGTACGTTTTGGTAGCCGTCAGCAGGTCTTGATGACGGTTCACTACGAACAGTTACCGGCTCTGGAAAAATCGCTGAAAACGACTTCCATTACGTACGAAATCAATACGGATCAGCAGCCGAATATCATTAGTTCGTACTGCGGCGAAGACGTATTCCGGAGCGGCGACTGGCTGCGGGAAAGTGAATACCACACCATTCTGGATCAGTTGGCGTTTCAGCCCCGACTTAAAATCAATCTTTCGGATGCGGGACAGAGTTTTACGCCTTTTTTTACGGGTCACCTTAACTTCATTGCTTCGCCCGAACCCCATTTCTGGTACGTCTACCTACGCAAGCCGAAAACCAACGCTATTTTTCGCTGGCCTGAATTGCTTTATACGAACGAAATTGGTCGCTTCGCCCAGCAAATGGAAGAACGGCTGACTGCCGAAGCGGATGCTTGGTTTCTCTACGAAACGATGGACACTTCCTTCATCACGCGTCCGGCTACGCAGGAGGTGGAACTACCCGAATTTTCACTCCCCTATTACGAAGGTTTCAATCGGTACGGTTCGCGTAGCTGGTTGGGACTGTATAGCCGGGAAGACTGGTTTTCCATCGCCTTCTTACGGGAAGTCTGTGAGCTATGCCTGCGAACCCGCATTGGCGAGATTTGCACAACCCCCTGGAAATCGTTGATTATCAAAGGCATTGAAGAGAAAGACCGCTTAAACTGGTCGTACTTACTGGGGAAGTATGCCATCAATGTACGCCACGCTGCCCACGAACTGGCCTGGCAAACGGAGGATCATACCACGGAAGGAACTACGCTGAAAAACTACATCCGCCGCCATTTTGAAAAACTGGATATCCGCACCTTCGGACTCTGCTTCGGCATTCAGACTCGTCCCAAGTCCGAAGTGTTTGGTTCAGTACTCATTCGGAAACGTCCCTGGTTGCAGTGGGGACTGTTTTCGCTGGGAACGGTCTATGATCTCTACGTGACCGAGCAATATAATCCCAACAGCCGGCAATTGATTCGGGTCGAAAAAGGGCTTTTTAAAATGCACGTCCCGCACCAGGTAGAACGCATTTGCCGCCAGTACACCAGCAAACGACACCAGCCCAGCCCGATTGCCCTGACATTAGCCGAAGACCGTCCAGCCGTGCCTGATCCTACGGTATACGAATGTCCGCACTGCCTGACGCACTATGACGAGCGGTACGGCGATGCCCGGCAGGACATTGTGGCAGGCACTTTGTTTCAGGCGCTTCCCGCCCACTACGTATGCCCAACCTGCGAAGCTCCCAAAACGGAATTACAAGCCATTACTAAAATCGTTTCCGCGTAA
- a CDS encoding nitrate reductase, translating into MENTHQTTCCYCGVGCGIVVKTEASGQLSVQGDPQHPSNRGLLCSKGMNLHYTVMDQSDRLLYPQMRYGRSAPLERVSWDAALERTAAVFKTFIQKYGPDSVAFYVSGQCLTEEYYLVNKLIKGFIGSNNIDTNSRLCMSSAVVGYKLSLGEDSVPVCYNDMEEADVFYVQGANPAWCHPILWRRIEAHKAANPQVKIICVDPRVTDTARSADLHLPLRPGTDIVLNHAIGRLLIEQEKTDTHFILDHTDGFEAYRKSVFQRSIAEAAELCGVPEASIRQAAEWIGFSKGFLSLWTMGLNQSVVGVNKNLSLINLHLITGRIGTPGNGPFSLTGQPNAMGGREVGGLANALPAHREVTNARHRQEVEEFWQSPVKIAEKPGLTATELIEALADDRLKAIWIINTNPMVSMPDLNAAEKALTNARFVVVQDISSRADTLAFADVVLPAAGWLEKEGTMTNAERRITYLPQIQIAPGEALPDVEIIWRFARKMGFERAFPYEKAEEVYREYTQLTAGTNVDVTGVTYDLLRQKRSIQWPYPANADDSTQRLFTNHRFYTANQRAQIHTVPDGNASEPTDEAFPLVLTTGRIRDQWHTMTKTGRVAKLNQHLSQPFLQMHPADAEARQIRDGQLVEIRGRRGTVRVKVQLTTDVRPGLCFLPMHWGKIGTGSLGRANNLTSTLIDPKSKEPDFKFSAVQVQAYVKPQEKILIVGAGSAALGFIQSYRALNQSDEIEVFSQEKYPFYNRVLLPDYISGEQSWSQLVKLSPDQFAENRIQVHTETSIVHIDRVHKVVTDSTGAEHTYDKLILATGSRAFMPKGVPPLPGIFNMRSRVDADTLRPYLRTPEARIVVVGGGLLGLELAASLRHLGLSVTVIQRSGRFMERQLDARASEMLYQDLRDRGIDIYFNEEIQTFHGTTLVEGIRLKSSRTLDCQAVVLAIGTTPNLELAKACGLDCGRGVVVNDYLQTSDPNIFAAGEIAQWRDQIWGITLAAEQQAEAAARFLSGDGTQPYRGSVSMNILKMEGLHLCSIGLAEAPDASYEEIVFLDAAKQYYKKCIVHQDKLVGAILVGDKNEFQEFRDLIAQGTELSEKRLQLLRSSQKADPLEGKLVCSCNSVGQGNLERAIQAGCTDFQQLCQKTGAGTGCGSCRPEVRSILQSFVVSV; encoded by the coding sequence ATGGAAAACACCCATCAAACGACTTGTTGCTACTGCGGCGTGGGTTGCGGTATTGTGGTGAAAACCGAAGCTTCGGGACAGCTTTCCGTACAGGGCGATCCGCAACACCCTTCCAACCGGGGTTTGCTTTGTTCAAAGGGCATGAACCTACACTATACGGTGATGGATCAGTCTGACCGCTTGCTCTACCCGCAGATGCGATACGGACGTTCGGCTCCCCTCGAACGCGTCAGTTGGGATGCGGCTCTGGAGCGTACCGCGGCGGTTTTTAAAACGTTCATTCAAAAATACGGTCCTGATTCCGTTGCGTTTTACGTGTCGGGTCAGTGTCTGACGGAGGAGTATTACCTCGTCAATAAGTTAATCAAAGGCTTTATTGGTTCGAATAACATCGATACCAACTCGCGGTTGTGCATGAGTTCGGCCGTCGTGGGGTATAAGCTTTCGTTGGGTGAAGATTCCGTACCCGTTTGCTACAATGATATGGAAGAAGCCGATGTGTTCTACGTGCAGGGAGCCAATCCGGCTTGGTGTCATCCCATTCTATGGCGTCGGATTGAAGCTCATAAGGCCGCAAATCCGCAGGTTAAGATCATTTGCGTTGATCCACGCGTCACGGATACCGCCCGTTCCGCTGACCTGCACCTGCCTTTGCGACCGGGCACGGACATTGTGCTCAACCACGCCATTGGCCGTTTATTGATTGAACAGGAGAAAACTGATACCCATTTCATTCTGGATCATACCGATGGCTTTGAAGCCTACCGGAAAAGCGTTTTTCAACGCAGTATTGCCGAAGCAGCCGAGTTGTGTGGCGTGCCGGAAGCGTCCATTCGTCAGGCGGCCGAGTGGATTGGTTTCTCCAAAGGCTTTCTGTCCTTGTGGACGATGGGGCTGAATCAGTCCGTCGTGGGCGTGAATAAAAACCTCTCGCTCATTAACCTGCATCTCATTACGGGGCGAATCGGCACCCCCGGCAACGGACCCTTTTCACTAACGGGTCAGCCCAATGCCATGGGCGGTCGGGAAGTGGGTGGACTAGCCAATGCCCTACCCGCTCACCGGGAAGTAACCAATGCCCGCCATCGGCAGGAAGTGGAAGAATTTTGGCAATCGCCGGTGAAAATTGCCGAGAAGCCCGGTCTGACGGCGACGGAATTAATAGAAGCACTGGCGGATGATCGGCTAAAAGCCATCTGGATTATCAATACCAATCCCATGGTGAGCATGCCCGATCTGAACGCCGCTGAAAAAGCCCTGACTAACGCCCGTTTTGTGGTAGTACAGGACATTTCCAGCCGGGCCGACACGCTGGCGTTTGCCGATGTGGTATTACCCGCTGCAGGCTGGCTGGAAAAGGAAGGCACGATGACCAACGCCGAACGCCGTATTACCTACCTGCCCCAGATTCAAATCGCTCCCGGCGAAGCCCTTCCCGATGTGGAGATCATCTGGCGGTTTGCCCGTAAAATGGGCTTTGAACGAGCCTTTCCCTACGAGAAGGCCGAGGAAGTCTATCGCGAATACACTCAGCTTACCGCCGGTACTAACGTCGATGTAACGGGCGTAACGTATGACTTACTCCGTCAAAAACGCAGTATTCAATGGCCCTACCCGGCAAATGCTGACGATTCAACCCAGCGATTATTTACGAATCATCGTTTCTATACGGCCAACCAACGAGCTCAGATTCATACCGTACCGGACGGTAATGCTTCCGAACCCACAGATGAAGCATTTCCTTTAGTACTCACGACGGGTCGAATCCGCGATCAGTGGCATACCATGACCAAAACGGGTCGGGTGGCGAAGCTTAACCAGCACCTCTCCCAGCCTTTTCTGCAAATGCACCCCGCCGATGCGGAGGCCCGGCAGATACGCGACGGCCAACTGGTTGAAATCCGGGGCCGTCGCGGCACAGTACGCGTCAAGGTTCAGCTCACTACGGATGTTCGCCCCGGCCTTTGTTTTCTACCTATGCACTGGGGGAAAATCGGCACTGGATCGCTAGGACGGGCGAACAACCTCACTAGTACTCTGATTGACCCCAAATCGAAGGAACCTGACTTTAAGTTTTCAGCGGTACAGGTACAGGCGTATGTGAAACCGCAGGAAAAGATCCTTATCGTAGGAGCAGGATCGGCAGCCCTTGGTTTTATTCAGTCGTACCGGGCATTGAATCAAAGCGATGAAATTGAGGTCTTTTCGCAGGAAAAATATCCGTTTTACAATCGGGTACTCCTCCCTGATTACATCAGCGGCGAACAATCCTGGTCGCAGTTGGTCAAGTTGTCGCCCGACCAGTTTGCCGAAAACCGCATTCAGGTGCATACCGAAACCAGTATCGTTCACATTGACCGGGTGCATAAAGTCGTAACTGATAGTACCGGAGCCGAACATACGTACGATAAGCTGATTCTGGCCACGGGTAGCCGGGCTTTTATGCCCAAAGGTGTACCGCCGCTGCCCGGCATTTTCAATATGCGTTCCCGCGTGGATGCGGATACGCTACGCCCCTATCTGCGTACACCCGAGGCCCGGATTGTAGTGGTCGGCGGTGGTTTATTGGGGCTGGAACTGGCGGCTTCACTGCGACACCTGGGCTTGTCGGTCACCGTCATTCAGCGTTCTGGACGATTTATGGAACGGCAACTAGATGCCCGGGCCAGCGAAATGCTCTATCAGGATCTGCGGGACCGAGGTATTGACATTTATTTCAACGAAGAAATTCAAACGTTTCACGGCACCACTTTAGTAGAAGGCATCCGGCTCAAATCGAGCCGAACGCTTGACTGTCAGGCCGTTGTCCTGGCCATTGGAACTACCCCTAACCTGGAATTAGCCAAGGCGTGTGGGCTGGACTGCGGTCGCGGCGTGGTCGTGAATGATTACCTGCAGACCTCCGACCCGAACATTTTTGCCGCCGGAGAAATTGCCCAGTGGCGGGATCAGATTTGGGGCATCACGCTGGCTGCCGAACAACAGGCTGAAGCCGCGGCCCGCTTTCTGAGCGGTGATGGTACCCAGCCGTATCGCGGCAGTGTTTCGATGAACATTCTGAAAATGGAAGGTCTGCACCTGTGTAGTATCGGGCTGGCCGAAGCTCCGGATGCTTCCTACGAAGAAATTGTCTTTCTGGATGCGGCCAAACAATATTACAAAAAGTGTATCGTGCATCAGGACAAACTGGTCGGAGCCATTCTGGTGGGTGATAAAAATGAATTTCAGGAGTTTCGGGACCTGATCGCTCAGGGTACGGAGCTTTCCGAAAAACGCCTCCAGCTCTTACGCAGTAGTCAGAAAGCCGATCCACTGGAGGGCAAGCTGGTGTGTTCCTGTAATAGTGTCGGACAAGGCAATCTCGAACGGGCCATTCAGGCGGGTTGTACTGATTTTCAACAACTGTGTCAGAAAACCGGAGCGGGTACGGGTTGCGGCTCCTGCCGTCCTGAAGTACGTAGTATTCTCCAATCGTTTGTAGTAAGCGTGTAA